In Gimesia benthica, a single window of DNA contains:
- a CDS encoding S8 family serine peptidase yields MNFFNLSRLSKYTLILTIMAAGFNQFAAPADAQLKEELCDCSPELTVLLRVNDVRRTADLVKKAGGKIVYDPNLGIGNDIPFLVVNLPPSKLNDKKFIDSLKLPSGVMEEILPHKNTPQGVLEPTPEQPKVPELQDVPEADFDSLYVPLDDIKVPALRKRVAGKGLGEGTIVAIIDTGIDTSHPVFQDRVIFWDDATREGRSPLTRVRQLDGKIEIEDRKFVALPELIKENETVFFGYIDEKKLGFQQGDLWTTLGREGVDINRNGTKDDKLLVAVGLIPNPILKKIEEEKKAEAEERAKDPEAPAVARKPDPTIHDLPKEYALAFVDVDMDGKFTGEEAKTAIIDFNTARKMQKDGLKVPYQSMLEFPSRTKRIAYPLLFRPDSKKQITEITVAFDQQSHGTHVAGIVAGSGLQIEGAAPKAELMAIKVCSGRSCTDQAILRGIISAFFNPQGYVPDVVNISLGSHEGYLKRPLSILLQDLSAKFGTTFFVSASNDGPGYRTINGLGGSSPAVFVGAHVSANTLMEHYRLAEGVKAPEHGLLYFSSLGPSYTGEMRPNVVAPGSALSSTPLNSDGSSMFNGTSMSSPIAAGAAAAMLSLIKADKEYAEVLERQQKKIESIRKKSSDSRYSLTSLALSMRIALENTAQRMTGFTYAQQGAGLIDIDKAYTEFLRLAKETLDPKKQSAEFSINHYSKFNRLYDRANNIAAHKRVDLDLNIDGEVSDQGSLLLKNTPAIVKLEKVEIQDIDGSVVTLDVKKDKEKIPFSIALPGKEEALGNQITLVLSNSSKSFFYSTRKRHLMERGKTYLAYYTVTQHGEREFSFLDVVHKPIELSDLETEVSLPGLGLRDSDRQAAFVVPQKTITAGAYHRYPIAVTRRDSSLTVMLGFEANSSGRLLVSVFNPDGDEIGYRVIQQTSQLGGDRSNATLTVSTKEEGIHEVLVSTFSGNWLNESKYDLLIEAQRFRASSDELSLSTVDSGKESEKLITYSNSSNQVRSMSASLGSLTRVVPQDHFPIMANYRTFRKLDIPEWRPESGESQTTTVRLTFPSDDKKTKGFSGRIDHRLYKKGADGKLVEAYKGSFYGRGKSFNNIPRPEPGKPYETLYAAVDTYFTVPYDEGLKDSQGTITLEALFPSIPVKMEGSINLNILTVGRPDVYILKVTGPQKLIDASAAKTDPSSSSQATLEIPTKINGISKIKVTLPVTVTPDVKSTLAKQIIRSYISVSTSDDRISDYIPIEISQ; encoded by the coding sequence ATGAACTTTTTCAATTTATCTCGCTTGTCGAAATACACCCTGATCCTGACCATCATGGCCGCTGGTTTCAACCAGTTTGCTGCCCCGGCTGACGCCCAGTTGAAAGAAGAACTCTGCGACTGCTCGCCAGAGTTGACCGTGCTGCTGCGGGTAAACGACGTCCGTCGCACCGCGGACCTGGTCAAGAAAGCGGGTGGAAAAATTGTTTACGACCCTAACCTGGGAATCGGTAATGATATTCCCTTCCTCGTGGTCAACCTCCCCCCGAGCAAATTGAACGACAAGAAGTTTATTGATTCTCTGAAGCTCCCCTCGGGAGTCATGGAAGAGATTTTGCCTCACAAAAACACACCTCAGGGTGTACTGGAACCAACGCCGGAACAGCCAAAAGTTCCTGAACTGCAGGATGTCCCTGAAGCCGACTTCGATTCCCTCTACGTCCCGCTGGACGACATCAAAGTCCCCGCACTGCGGAAACGCGTCGCCGGTAAAGGTCTGGGCGAGGGTACGATTGTAGCGATCATTGATACCGGCATCGATACGAGCCACCCCGTCTTTCAGGATCGCGTAATCTTCTGGGATGATGCCACCCGCGAAGGTCGTTCTCCCCTGACCCGCGTCCGTCAACTGGATGGCAAAATCGAAATTGAAGATCGGAAATTTGTCGCCCTGCCGGAACTGATCAAAGAAAACGAAACGGTCTTCTTCGGTTATATCGATGAAAAGAAACTCGGTTTTCAGCAGGGAGACCTCTGGACAACCCTGGGTCGTGAAGGGGTTGATATCAACCGTAACGGCACCAAAGATGACAAACTTCTGGTTGCGGTCGGGCTGATTCCTAACCCGATCCTGAAAAAAATCGAAGAAGAAAAGAAGGCAGAAGCAGAAGAACGAGCCAAAGATCCCGAAGCCCCCGCAGTCGCCCGCAAGCCGGATCCGACTATCCATGATCTTCCCAAAGAGTATGCACTGGCGTTCGTCGACGTGGACATGGACGGCAAATTTACTGGGGAAGAAGCAAAAACAGCAATTATTGATTTCAACACAGCCCGTAAAATGCAGAAAGACGGGTTGAAAGTGCCTTATCAGAGCATGCTGGAATTTCCGTCACGTACGAAACGGATCGCCTATCCGCTGTTGTTCCGTCCTGATTCCAAAAAGCAGATCACCGAAATTACCGTGGCCTTCGATCAGCAGTCACACGGAACCCATGTGGCCGGTATCGTTGCCGGTAGTGGACTCCAGATCGAAGGAGCCGCCCCGAAAGCAGAACTGATGGCAATCAAGGTCTGTTCGGGACGCAGTTGTACCGACCAGGCAATCCTGCGGGGCATCATCTCGGCCTTCTTTAATCCACAAGGCTATGTCCCCGATGTGGTCAACATTTCCCTGGGTAGTCATGAAGGTTATCTGAAGCGTCCCTTGAGCATCCTGTTGCAGGACCTCTCGGCGAAATTCGGAACCACCTTCTTCGTCTCCGCCTCAAATGATGGCCCCGGCTATCGTACAATCAACGGGTTGGGAGGTTCCAGCCCTGCCGTATTTGTGGGTGCCCATGTGTCGGCCAATACTCTGATGGAACACTACCGCCTGGCCGAAGGGGTCAAAGCCCCGGAACACGGGCTGCTTTACTTTTCCTCGTTAGGACCTTCCTACACAGGTGAAATGCGACCTAACGTCGTAGCCCCTGGTTCAGCTCTGTCTTCGACTCCGTTGAACTCGGATGGTTCCAGCATGTTTAACGGAACCAGTATGTCGTCTCCGATTGCCGCCGGTGCCGCTGCTGCCATGCTCTCCCTGATCAAGGCTGACAAAGAATATGCGGAGGTGCTGGAACGACAGCAGAAGAAAATTGAGTCTATCCGTAAGAAATCGTCTGACAGTCGCTATTCCCTGACTTCGCTTGCGTTGAGTATGCGTATCGCACTGGAAAATACAGCGCAGCGGATGACCGGATTTACTTATGCTCAGCAGGGAGCGGGTTTGATCGATATCGATAAAGCCTACACCGAATTCCTGCGACTGGCGAAAGAGACCCTGGATCCCAAGAAACAGTCTGCGGAATTCAGTATCAATCATTATTCCAAATTCAACCGTCTGTACGACCGGGCCAATAACATCGCCGCTCACAAGCGGGTCGACCTGGACCTGAATATTGACGGGGAAGTTTCCGATCAGGGAAGCCTGTTACTGAAGAACACTCCCGCCATCGTGAAGCTGGAAAAAGTTGAAATCCAGGATATCGACGGCTCCGTCGTGACTCTGGATGTCAAAAAGGACAAAGAAAAAATCCCGTTCTCAATTGCCCTGCCCGGTAAGGAAGAGGCACTGGGGAACCAGATCACCCTGGTCCTTTCCAACAGCAGCAAATCATTTTTCTACAGTACCCGTAAACGCCACCTGATGGAGCGTGGAAAAACCTACCTGGCTTACTACACCGTCACTCAGCATGGCGAACGGGAATTCAGCTTCCTGGATGTGGTTCACAAACCGATCGAACTCTCGGACCTCGAAACCGAAGTCAGCCTGCCTGGACTGGGCCTGCGTGACTCCGATCGCCAGGCAGCGTTTGTCGTTCCTCAGAAAACCATTACTGCAGGTGCCTATCACCGCTACCCGATTGCAGTCACCCGACGGGACAGCAGTCTGACCGTCATGCTGGGTTTTGAAGCCAACAGCTCAGGACGTCTGCTCGTCAGCGTATTCAATCCGGATGGAGATGAGATCGGCTACCGTGTGATTCAACAGACCTCGCAGCTGGGGGGAGACCGTTCTAACGCCACCCTGACTGTCTCAACCAAGGAAGAAGGCATCCACGAGGTGCTCGTGAGTACCTTCAGTGGTAACTGGTTGAACGAATCCAAATACGATCTGCTCATCGAAGCACAACGATTCCGCGCCTCGTCCGACGAACTCTCTCTGTCGACCGTCGATTCCGGCAAAGAATCAGAGAAACTGATTACCTACTCCAACTCGTCCAATCAGGTACGCAGCATGTCCGCCAGCCTGGGCAGCCTGACGCGTGTCGTTCCCCAGGATCATTTTCCGATCATGGCCAACTACCGGACGTTCCGTAAACTGGACATTCCCGAGTGGAGACCGGAGAGCGGTGAGAGCCAGACCACAACGGTTCGGCTGACCTTCCCCTCCGACGATAAAAAAACAAAGGGCTTCAGTGGCCGTATCGATCACCGACTGTATAAAAAAGGTGCGGACGGGAAACTGGTCGAAGCCTATAAAGGTTCGTTCTACGGACGCGGAAAATCCTTCAACAATATTCCCCGTCCCGAACCGGGCAAACCCTACGAAACGCTGTATGCCGCTGTGGACACCTACTTCACGGTTCCCTACGACGAAGGATTAAAGGACAGCCAAGGCACCATTACCCTGGAAGCTCTCTTCCCGAGTATCCCTGTCAAAATGGAAGGATCAATCAATCTCAACATCCTGACTGTCGGACGCCCTGATGTTTACATCCTCAAGGTCACAGGTCCCCAGAAACTGATTGATGCCTCTGCTGCCAAAACGGATCCCAGCAGTTCCTCACAGGCGACACTGGAGATTCCCACCAAAATCAATGGTATCTCCAAGATCAAAGTGACCCTGCCTGTGACAGTGACCCCGGATGTCAAATCGACTCTGGCGAAACAGATCATTCGCTCTTACATCAGTGTCTCGACCAGTGATGATCGGATCTCAGATTACATACCGATTGAAATCTCGCAGTAG
- a CDS encoding SulP family inorganic anion transporter, with product MSQNQFDQPRFNLKSYLNEFNPWHNIKIMHTNVPNDILAGITVAVIAMPLALAFGVASGLGAEAGMWAAICGGILVGIFGGSNTGVSGPTGPKVVQLAAIIAATKLASGEPDIVFAMSMVFLSGLICIVLALMKIGRFIYYTPYSVVSGFMCGIGVIIILLEIPPMLGFATPNSVMSAIKQIPYDIMHEKPHALIVSLATFATILIWPRLTKKQWLPAPLMGLIVGTSLAHLLQFRDIEYIASMPVGVPHLYWPDFSRFGDMVGGAFALAGLCIFDSLLTCLVADNMTNERHNSDREIFGQGIANMGCGIVGGVTTATATMRTVANIKCGGKTGLASITHGLVLLALMLGLAPYASYIPMACLAGILLKVGMDIIDYRVLPVLHRMPFMDSICFWAVLILTISVDLLVAMGVGITIAFVRIVQELGQAYEQNVVNLNEISRPLPADVSMPEDLKEKVLKLRLEGPLFFGVSDTIYRTSSALVDYKYLIIRMARVPMVDMSGAYLLEDIIDKAHEQGATVFFTGLRPQVERTLTRLKIIEKVTEENCLATFNDAILRIQELESRQSDTEHQVEYEDVSRV from the coding sequence ATGTCGCAAAATCAATTCGATCAACCCAGGTTCAACCTCAAAAGCTATCTCAACGAATTTAATCCCTGGCACAATATTAAAATCATGCATACCAACGTCCCCAACGATATTCTGGCGGGGATCACGGTGGCTGTCATCGCGATGCCGCTGGCACTGGCATTCGGGGTCGCTTCCGGTCTGGGAGCGGAAGCCGGGATGTGGGCCGCCATCTGCGGCGGGATTCTGGTCGGTATCTTCGGTGGATCCAACACCGGAGTCAGTGGGCCAACGGGGCCCAAAGTCGTTCAGTTGGCTGCGATTATTGCGGCAACCAAACTGGCCAGTGGAGAACCCGATATTGTCTTTGCGATGTCGATGGTCTTTCTCAGTGGGCTGATCTGTATCGTCCTGGCACTGATGAAGATTGGACGGTTTATTTATTACACCCCTTATTCGGTTGTCTCCGGATTCATGTGCGGGATCGGCGTGATCATCATCCTGCTTGAAATCCCACCCATGCTCGGATTTGCTACTCCCAATTCCGTGATGAGTGCCATCAAACAGATTCCGTATGACATCATGCACGAAAAGCCGCATGCCCTGATTGTGTCCCTGGCGACATTTGCGACGATTCTCATCTGGCCGCGACTGACTAAGAAACAGTGGTTGCCTGCCCCGTTGATGGGGCTGATCGTGGGAACCAGCCTTGCGCATCTGCTGCAGTTCAGGGATATTGAATATATCGCTTCGATGCCGGTAGGCGTGCCCCACCTTTACTGGCCGGACTTTTCCCGCTTTGGCGATATGGTCGGCGGTGCGTTCGCTCTGGCCGGACTGTGTATTTTTGACTCGCTGCTGACCTGTCTGGTGGCAGATAATATGACCAACGAACGGCATAACAGCGACCGGGAAATCTTCGGTCAGGGAATTGCCAACATGGGCTGCGGGATTGTCGGGGGCGTGACCACTGCAACTGCCACCATGCGGACCGTGGCGAATATCAAGTGTGGCGGAAAGACCGGCCTGGCTTCGATCACGCATGGCCTGGTACTGCTGGCACTCATGCTCGGGCTGGCTCCTTATGCCAGTTACATCCCCATGGCCTGTCTGGCAGGAATCCTGTTGAAAGTCGGCATGGATATCATTGACTACCGGGTTCTGCCGGTCCTGCATCGCATGCCGTTTATGGATTCAATCTGCTTCTGGGCAGTTTTAATTCTGACGATCTCGGTCGACCTGCTCGTGGCGATGGGAGTCGGTATTACGATCGCCTTTGTACGGATTGTGCAGGAACTGGGGCAGGCTTATGAACAGAATGTGGTCAATCTGAATGAAATCAGCCGGCCGTTGCCCGCTGATGTATCCATGCCGGAGGACCTCAAGGAAAAAGTTCTCAAACTGCGACTGGAAGGTCCGCTGTTCTTTGGAGTTTCTGATACAATCTACCGGACATCCTCAGCGCTGGTCGATTACAAGTATCTGATCATCCGCATGGCCCGTGTGCCCATGGTGGATATGTCGGGGGCGTATCTCCTGGAAGATATCATCGACAAGGCGCATGAGCAGGGAGCAACCGTGTTCTTTACCGGTTTGCGCCCTCAGGTGGAGCGAACCTTGACTCGCTTGAAGATTATTGAGAAGGTGACTGAAGAGAACTGCCTGGCGACCTTCAATGACGCCATTCTGCGGATTCAGGAACTGGAAAGCCGGCAGTCTGACACAGAACATCAGGTTGAGTACGAAGACGTAAGCAGGGTTTAA
- a CDS encoding tRNA-queuosine alpha-mannosyltransferase domain-containing protein has translation MRILAINAYHGGSHRDFLQHWVSHSCHEFTVLTLPPRHWKWRMQHAALTLATEVEQRFVSGDRWDVLFVTDMFDLTTFLGLVRKEMMDLPRVVYFHENQWTYPVPENEVRDLTYGFINLKSAISADALWFNSDFHRLDFFQGSAEFLQRMPDYASVDLLKPLQHKSSVRPPGIPSFEGMHQEQKSGPIQILWVARWEYDKNPEQFCDAVAQLDAQGVDFRLSVLGQSTPEIPDCFLELKSQFADRIDHWGFLESRSDYQRALQASDIVISTAWHEFFGISILEAVEAGCLPVLPNRLSYPEIFAEAPECFYNGSTEALVTKVMEYSQLLQSDQVTTDVRERLKKICLHYHWERVAEALDEGVTECCHRPRH, from the coding sequence ATGCGAATACTGGCAATCAATGCGTATCATGGTGGGAGTCATCGTGATTTCCTGCAGCATTGGGTCTCGCATAGTTGCCATGAATTCACTGTCCTGACATTACCTCCGCGGCACTGGAAGTGGAGAATGCAGCACGCTGCTTTAACCCTCGCTACCGAGGTTGAGCAGCGATTTGTATCCGGCGACCGCTGGGATGTGCTGTTTGTGACCGACATGTTCGATCTGACGACGTTTCTGGGGCTGGTCCGTAAAGAGATGATGGACTTGCCCCGTGTCGTCTATTTTCATGAGAACCAGTGGACGTATCCGGTTCCTGAAAACGAAGTTCGTGATCTGACCTACGGATTTATCAATCTGAAATCCGCTATTTCCGCGGACGCACTCTGGTTCAATTCCGATTTTCATCGGCTGGATTTTTTTCAGGGCTCCGCTGAGTTCCTGCAACGTATGCCGGACTATGCTTCTGTAGACTTACTGAAACCACTGCAGCATAAGTCGTCTGTGCGACCTCCGGGAATTCCATCTTTTGAAGGAATGCATCAAGAACAGAAGTCCGGGCCAATTCAGATTCTATGGGTGGCTCGCTGGGAATATGATAAGAATCCGGAACAGTTCTGTGACGCGGTGGCGCAACTGGATGCGCAAGGTGTTGATTTCCGACTGAGCGTGCTGGGCCAGTCCACCCCGGAAATCCCCGACTGCTTTCTGGAATTGAAATCACAATTTGCAGACCGGATTGATCATTGGGGGTTTCTCGAAAGTCGATCCGACTATCAGCGTGCCCTGCAGGCGTCGGATATTGTGATCTCAACCGCCTGGCATGAATTCTTCGGGATTTCGATCCTGGAAGCGGTCGAAGCCGGTTGTCTGCCAGTATTGCCGAACCGACTCTCTTACCCTGAGATATTTGCTGAGGCTCCCGAATGTTTCTATAACGGATCGACTGAGGCACTGGTTACGAAGGTCATGGAGTATTCACAACTACTGCAATCGGACCAGGTAACCACGGATGTGCGGGAGCGGCTGAAAAAAATATGTCTCCACTACCATTGGGAGCGAGTTGCCGAGGCGCTGGATGAAGGTGTTACAGAGTGCTGCCACAGGCCTCGTCACTGA
- a CDS encoding replication-associated recombination protein A — protein MGLFDQQESQHLEKAKPLAARMRPRSLEEFVGQQHFLGEGKLLRRILAADRIGSLIFFGSPGTGKTSLAELIARQSNRRFEALNAASAGIKEVRAALDRARDELASGGKQTILFIDELHHFSKVQQDVLLPDVESGVVSLIGATTSNPFFSLVSALISRSQIFEFQALTADEIRTLMHRALQDEKRGLARYNVEVEDEALDFLIEVCDGDARRSLNALEIGVLSLYGQDRVFDLEVAQESIQKKAIQYDQDGDAHYDSASALIKSMRGSDPDAALYWLARMIEAGEDPRFLARRIVIAASEDVGNADPMALLIANSAFAAVEKIGMPEGRILLAQAVTYIATAPKSNASYVAIDEALSDVRNKSLLPVPVHLKDTHYRGASQLGHGEGYQYAHASEEGWVDQDYLGVEREYYRPVERGFEATIRKRLEVFKERREKKSGTDDNNRS, from the coding sequence ATGGGCTTGTTCGATCAGCAGGAATCGCAGCACCTCGAAAAGGCGAAACCGCTGGCAGCCCGCATGCGTCCGCGTTCCCTGGAAGAGTTTGTCGGACAGCAGCATTTTCTGGGCGAGGGGAAGCTTCTGCGACGCATCCTCGCCGCCGACCGGATTGGCTCGCTCATCTTCTTCGGCTCCCCCGGCACCGGTAAAACCTCTCTGGCAGAACTGATTGCTCGTCAATCTAATCGCCGCTTTGAAGCACTCAATGCCGCCTCCGCCGGAATCAAAGAAGTCCGCGCCGCCCTGGACCGGGCCCGCGACGAACTGGCCTCGGGTGGCAAGCAGACCATTCTCTTCATTGATGAGCTGCATCACTTCAGCAAAGTTCAGCAGGACGTCTTGTTGCCTGATGTGGAATCGGGGGTTGTCTCCCTGATCGGTGCAACGACTTCGAACCCGTTTTTTTCGCTCGTCTCGGCTCTCATCAGTCGCAGCCAGATCTTCGAATTCCAGGCACTGACGGCAGACGAAATCCGTACGCTGATGCACCGGGCCCTGCAGGATGAAAAACGGGGACTGGCCCGCTACAACGTTGAAGTCGAAGACGAGGCACTCGACTTTCTGATTGAAGTCTGTGATGGAGATGCCCGACGCTCTCTGAATGCACTGGAAATCGGGGTCCTCTCCCTCTACGGACAAGACCGGGTATTCGATCTGGAAGTCGCCCAGGAATCGATTCAGAAAAAAGCGATTCAATACGACCAGGATGGCGATGCTCACTACGATTCCGCCTCCGCCTTGATTAAAAGCATGCGCGGCAGTGATCCGGACGCCGCCCTGTACTGGCTGGCCCGTATGATTGAAGCGGGCGAAGACCCGCGTTTCCTGGCCCGCCGCATCGTGATCGCAGCCTCAGAAGACGTAGGCAATGCAGACCCGATGGCACTCCTGATCGCGAATTCCGCCTTTGCGGCGGTCGAGAAGATCGGTATGCCCGAAGGTCGGATCCTGCTGGCACAGGCGGTGACCTATATCGCCACCGCGCCGAAATCGAACGCTTCCTACGTTGCCATTGATGAAGCACTCTCTGACGTGCGAAACAAGTCCCTGCTGCCTGTCCCCGTGCATTTAAAGGACACGCATTACCGCGGGGCCAGTCAACTGGGACACGGCGAAGGTTACCAGTACGCCCATGCGTCAGAGGAGGGTTGGGTCGACCAGGATTACCTGGGCGTGGAACGTGAATACTACCGCCCCGTCGAGCGCGGTTTCGAAGCCACAATCCGCAAGCGACTGGAGGTCTTCAAGGAACGGCGCGAAAAAAAATCAGGAACGGATGATAACAACCGTTCCTGA